In Fusobacteriaceae bacterium, a genomic segment contains:
- a CDS encoding FAD-binding protein has protein sequence MEKTAFQFRGKEIPVIHTGTVVVGTGAAGFCAADRLWGYGDQDVCVVTEHVKAGTSRNTGSDKQTYYKLTLSGDTPDSVGEMAETLFEGGAVDGDHALCEAALSVPCFMNLVNLGVEFPKNQYGEYAGYKTDHDPRTRATSVGPYTSRRMTECLEAAVRQKGVPIFDHLQVVKIIVEDARIRGLVCLDTEQAAKGGDRSPFVLVNCKNIVYATGGPAGIYENTVYPEGHYGASGLAFEAGARGKNLTEWQWGLASIRPKWNVSGTYMQVLPRFVSTDANGQDPREFLFSYIQDRYKLLSLVFLKGYQWPFDVRKAAGGSSLVDILVWLEIQKGRRVFLDYRENPGEGTLDFGKLSEEARDYLQKAGACFGTPVERLSHMNAPAVSFYRERGVDLTRDMLEISLCAQHNNGGLDVDRWWRTNVEGFFAVGEAAGTHGIYRPGGSALNAGQVGATRAAEFIARKEKGPPLSAAAFEKASAAALGQVVDLAESALESGADTVKALLREARQNMSAVGGAIRNGDRIRETLARVRERLSRFKEEAKVSKPVDLRHVFRLRETLLCQLAYLSAMADYVENGGKSRGSALYTDPAGQKPYDFLPDAFAYTTEEGQKTGVTQIVSLEPVSAGELPEVRVAWRPVRPIPVRDEFFENVWREFRESGSIL, from the coding sequence ATGGAAAAAACCGCGTTTCAATTCAGAGGAAAGGAAATCCCCGTAATTCATACGGGAACCGTTGTCGTGGGAACCGGCGCAGCCGGATTCTGCGCGGCGGACAGGCTTTGGGGCTATGGAGATCAAGACGTCTGCGTGGTCACGGAGCATGTGAAGGCGGGGACTTCCCGCAATACAGGCTCCGACAAGCAGACCTACTACAAACTCACGCTCTCGGGGGATACGCCCGACAGCGTGGGGGAAATGGCGGAGACCCTTTTTGAGGGCGGGGCCGTGGACGGGGATCACGCCCTTTGCGAAGCGGCGTTGAGCGTTCCGTGTTTTATGAATCTCGTCAACTTGGGGGTGGAATTTCCCAAAAACCAATACGGCGAATACGCGGGCTACAAGACGGACCACGATCCAAGGACCCGCGCCACCAGCGTCGGTCCCTATACGTCCCGGCGGATGACCGAATGCCTGGAGGCGGCTGTCCGGCAAAAGGGCGTCCCGATTTTCGATCACTTGCAAGTGGTGAAAATCATCGTCGAAGACGCCCGGATCCGGGGGCTCGTCTGTCTCGACACGGAACAGGCGGCAAAGGGGGGGGACCGATCTCCCTTTGTGCTCGTCAACTGTAAAAATATCGTATACGCCACGGGAGGCCCCGCCGGCATCTATGAAAATACCGTTTATCCCGAGGGACACTACGGCGCGTCGGGTCTGGCCTTTGAGGCGGGGGCTCGGGGAAAAAATCTCACGGAATGGCAGTGGGGACTTGCCAGTATCCGGCCCAAATGGAATGTCTCGGGGACCTACATGCAGGTTCTGCCGCGCTTTGTGTCGACGGACGCGAATGGACAGGATCCGCGGGAATTTCTCTTTTCGTATATTCAGGACCGCTACAAACTGCTGTCGCTGGTATTCCTTAAAGGCTATCAATGGCCCTTTGACGTGCGAAAAGCAGCCGGCGGGTCTTCCCTTGTGGATATCCTCGTCTGGCTGGAAATTCAAAAAGGGCGACGGGTTTTTCTCGATTACCGGGAAAATCCCGGGGAAGGGACGCTCGATTTCGGAAAATTGTCGGAGGAAGCGAGGGACTATCTGCAAAAGGCAGGCGCTTGTTTCGGGACGCCCGTTGAGCGGCTTTCTCATATGAACGCCCCGGCGGTCTCCTTTTACCGGGAGAGAGGCGTCGACCTCACCAGGGACATGCTGGAAATCTCCCTTTGCGCCCAGCACAACAACGGCGGCCTTGACGTGGACCGCTGGTGGCGGACAAATGTTGAAGGCTTTTTCGCCGTGGGCGAAGCGGCGGGGACCCACGGGATCTACCGGCCCGGCGGCAGCGCCCTCAACGCGGGGCAGGTGGGGGCGACCAGGGCGGCGGAATTTATCGCCCGGAAGGAAAAAGGCCCGCCCCTTTCGGCGGCGGCATTTGAAAAAGCGTCGGCGGCGGCCCTCGGCCAAGTTGTGGATCTGGCGGAATCCGCCCTCGAATCCGGCGCCGATACCGTGAAAGCGCTGTTGCGGGAAGCAAGGCAAAACATGAGCGCCGTGGGCGGCGCCATCCGAAACGGGGACAGGATCCGGGAAACCCTTGCCCGGGTCCGGGAACGGCTTTCCCGCTTCAAAGAAGAGGCAAAAGTTTCAAAACCCGTGGATTTGCGCCATGTGTTCCGCTTGCGGGAGACGCTCTTGTGCCAGTTGGCGTATCTCTCCGCCATGGCCGATTACGTGGAAAACGGCGGAAAAAGCCGCGGCAGCGCCCTCTATACGGATCCCGCGGGGCAAAAACCTTATGATTTTCTTCCGGACGCTTTTGCGTATACGACAGAGGAAGGCCAAAAGACCGGCGTGACCCAGATTGTTTCGCTTGAACCCGTGAGCGCGGGGGAACTTCCGGAAGTCCGGGTCGCGTGGCGGCCCGTACGGCCGATTCCTGTACGGGATGAATTCTTTGAAAATGTGTGGCGGGAATTCCGCGAGAGCGGAAGTATCTTATAG